From the Blastocatellia bacterium genome, one window contains:
- a CDS encoding response regulator: MQIASEYRIRRILDEVGRGSNLDSALSLVAEAVVAESGVPVCKVWVVKRGDICDHCPLADACTNRQMCLHLAAASGGEMTKEFPRIPLAVLNASMISRGGVADFSDPRGAGDKLFGLQRSHRQDALDTYALYPLRGLNGTVGLIGLFHHRPFHQDELRALEELAPAAVAAIRVAELQSRCDSLRARLDRESASVGTQQEAARERTLELEDAVAQLTRLVGQLQVERESLWRDNEISTRRLAELQEQNQQLREQAEAFAQAQQERDQERAQAQQEREQQTAVELAALSDRAGLLEEENARLKERAAELAASVAEFNQQHESLSQQHESLSQQHESLNQQLGDRDREVEQLQARLAASAQLESDHAQLREQHAALNDHYERVCKEQQATADGILELERTLRLAEDARERHEQQRAQLAARVVELESEIEELRGDRLRADDDHARLRAELEGLRTEQAQHSDEIYQENTRLQLRADEMTEKHASSASRAADLEKRVEALTAELEQERAEASRRIQELEREQAALGEQLRGAGADREALTELQRLHAALSDTHDQLEVRNTEFALEAAQLRPRAVELETQLERVRARSAELEEEIARLNARALDLEQENAAMAQVNQELQNAIERFESIASRLEENANGLRARVEASERARADLEQRNRVFVEQNRRLNAETHTRARLVANMSHELRTPMNAIIGFTSLLLDDRSLQLQDRHRGNLERVSRNARNLLELINNVLDLSKIEAGRMEVYAEAADVRDIIERAITVVEPLKENRPIQLNVSVEDQLPTLKTDRTKLQQALINLLSNALKFTAAGEVNVRAERAAADRIRISVSDTGPGISESDLPKIFEEFRQVGRAAHSAHSGTGLGLAITRRLVELLGGEIQVSSRVDEGSVFAMTLPIAIEGRALVANDEPALADPERTALVVASDPASLYLTKKYLAEIGYSVAATDDGGRGAEIARLAQPAVIVVDFDHLEDGIHLLATIAGDNAERTQKSSVIIAAATDAGLEAAARQAGATAFLLKPLEREPLVAAVERATLSQAGRVLIVEDDDDALALVEAILEDSGYEVETARDGRAALEIISQNRPDAIILDLMLPEMDGFEVVHRLNVNAEWRDTPIILLTARDLSHEERRALDTGTTRIIQKGNFTRDELLAELHQAIGERGTGAAS, encoded by the coding sequence ATGCAAATAGCCAGCGAATACAGAATCAGGCGAATCCTCGATGAAGTCGGGCGCGGCTCAAACCTGGACAGCGCCCTGAGCCTCGTCGCCGAAGCCGTCGTTGCCGAAAGCGGCGTGCCGGTGTGCAAGGTCTGGGTCGTCAAACGCGGCGACATCTGCGACCACTGCCCGCTTGCGGATGCCTGCACCAACCGCCAGATGTGTCTGCACCTGGCGGCGGCAAGCGGCGGCGAAATGACCAAAGAATTCCCGCGCATTCCGCTTGCCGTCCTCAATGCTTCGATGATCTCGCGCGGCGGCGTCGCCGACTTCAGCGACCCGCGCGGCGCCGGCGACAAACTCTTCGGCTTGCAGCGCAGCCATCGCCAGGACGCGCTCGACACCTACGCGCTCTACCCGCTGCGCGGCCTCAACGGCACGGTCGGGTTGATTGGCCTGTTTCATCACCGCCCATTTCATCAAGACGAATTGCGGGCGCTGGAAGAGCTGGCGCCGGCGGCGGTCGCCGCCATCCGCGTCGCCGAATTGCAATCGCGCTGCGACAGCCTGCGCGCCCGCCTCGACCGCGAGAGCGCCAGCGTCGGCACGCAGCAAGAAGCCGCCCGCGAGCGCACGCTTGAGCTTGAAGACGCGGTCGCGCAACTGACGCGGCTGGTCGGGCAGCTTCAGGTCGAGCGCGAATCGCTGTGGCGCGATAACGAAATCAGCACGCGGCGGCTGGCCGAGCTTCAAGAACAGAATCAGCAACTGCGCGAGCAGGCCGAGGCGTTCGCCCAGGCACAGCAGGAGCGCGACCAGGAACGCGCCCAGGCACAGCAGGAGCGCGAGCAACAGACCGCCGTCGAGCTGGCGGCCTTAAGCGACCGCGCCGGTCTGCTCGAAGAAGAAAACGCGCGGCTCAAAGAGCGCGCCGCCGAGCTGGCCGCGAGCGTCGCCGAATTCAACCAGCAACACGAATCGCTCAGCCAACAACACGAATCGCTCAGCCAGCAACACGAGTCGCTGAACCAGCAGCTCGGCGACCGCGACCGTGAAGTTGAACAGCTTCAGGCCCGGCTTGCGGCCTCGGCACAGCTTGAGAGCGACCACGCGCAACTGCGCGAGCAGCACGCGGCGCTCAACGACCACTACGAGCGGGTCTGTAAAGAGCAGCAGGCGACCGCTGACGGCATTCTTGAGCTGGAGCGTACCTTGCGCCTCGCCGAAGATGCCCGCGAGCGTCACGAGCAGCAGCGCGCACAGCTTGCGGCGCGCGTCGTCGAGCTTGAAAGCGAGATCGAAGAGTTGCGCGGCGACCGACTGCGCGCCGATGACGACCATGCGCGATTGCGCGCCGAGCTTGAAGGACTGCGCACTGAGCAGGCGCAGCACAGTGACGAGATTTATCAGGAGAACACGCGGCTGCAACTGCGCGCCGACGAGATGACAGAGAAGCATGCTTCCTCTGCGTCGCGGGCCGCCGATCTAGAGAAGCGCGTCGAAGCGCTGACGGCAGAGCTAGAGCAAGAGCGCGCCGAGGCGAGCCGGCGCATTCAGGAGCTGGAACGAGAGCAGGCCGCGCTCGGCGAACAGTTGCGCGGCGCGGGCGCCGACCGCGAGGCGCTGACCGAGCTGCAACGCCTACACGCGGCGCTCAGCGACACGCACGACCAGCTTGAAGTCCGCAACACCGAGTTCGCCCTCGAAGCGGCGCAGCTCCGCCCGCGCGCTGTCGAGCTGGAAACCCAGCTTGAACGCGTCCGCGCCCGCTCCGCCGAGCTTGAAGAGGAGATCGCCCGCCTGAACGCGCGCGCGCTCGACCTTGAGCAGGAGAATGCGGCGATGGCGCAGGTCAATCAGGAGCTGCAAAACGCTATCGAGCGCTTCGAATCAATCGCCTCACGGCTCGAAGAGAACGCCAACGGCTTGCGCGCCCGCGTCGAAGCCAGCGAGCGCGCCCGCGCCGACCTTGAGCAGCGCAACCGTGTTTTCGTTGAGCAGAACCGCCGCCTGAACGCCGAGACGCACACGCGCGCCCGGCTGGTGGCCAACATGTCGCACGAGCTGCGCACGCCGATGAATGCCATCATCGGCTTCACCTCACTGCTGCTCGACGACCGCTCGCTGCAATTGCAAGACCGCCATCGCGGCAATCTCGAACGCGTCTCGCGCAACGCCCGCAACCTGCTTGAGCTGATCAACAACGTGCTCGACCTGTCGAAGATCGAGGCCGGGCGCATGGAAGTCTACGCCGAAGCCGCCGATGTCCGTGACATCATTGAGCGCGCCATCACCGTCGTCGAGCCGCTGAAAGAGAATCGCCCCATTCAGCTTAACGTCTCGGTCGAAGATCAGCTGCCGACGCTCAAGACCGACCGCACCAAGCTGCAACAGGCGCTCATTAACCTGCTGTCGAACGCTTTAAAGTTCACCGCTGCCGGCGAAGTCAATGTCCGTGCCGAGCGCGCCGCCGCTGATCGCATACGCATCAGCGTCAGCGACACCGGGCCGGGGATCAGCGAAAGCGACCTGCCGAAGATATTCGAGGAATTCCGCCAGGTGGGCCGTGCCGCGCATAGCGCCCACAGCGGCACAGGATTGGGATTGGCCATCACTCGCCGGCTGGTCGAGCTGCTGGGCGGCGAGATTCAAGTGAGCAGCCGCGTTGACGAAGGCTCTGTGTTCGCGATGACATTGCCGATTGCGATTGAAGGCCGCGCCCTTGTCGCAAATGACGAGCCGGCATTAGCCGACCCTGAGCGCACCGCGCTGGTCGTGGCCAGCGACCCGGCGTCGCTCTACCTGACGAAGAAGTATCTGGCTGAAATCGGCTACTCGGTGGCGGCGACCGACGACGGGGGGCGCGGCGCTGAGATCGCGCGGCTGGCGCAGCCGGCGGTCATCGTCGTTGATTTCGATCATCTCGAAGATGGCATCCATCTGCTCGCAACGATTGCCGGCGACAACGCCGAGCGCACACAGAAATCAAGCGTCATCATCGCCGCCGCGACCGATGCGGGCCTTGAAGCGGCGGCGCGGCAGGCGGGCGCAACCGCCTTTCTTTTAAAACCGCTGGAGCGCGAGCCACTGGTCGCGGCGGTTGAGCGCGCGACGCTAAGCCAGGCGGGCCGCGTGCTGATCGTCGAAGACGACGATGACGCGCTGGCGCTGGTCGAGGCGATTCTCGAAGATAGCGGCTACGAAGTCGAGACGGCGCGCGACGGGCGGGCGGCGCTAGAAATCATTTCGCAGAATCGGCCCGACGCCATCATCCTCGATTTAATGCTGCCGGAGATGGACGGCTTCGAGGTCGTCCACCGCCTGAACGTCAACGCCGAGTGGCGCGACACGCCGATCATTCTGCTGACGGCGCGCGACCTGTCGCACGAGGAGCGGCGGGCGCTCGACACCGGCACGACGCGCATCATTCAGAAGGGCAACTTCACCCGCGACGAGCTGCTGGCCGAATTGCATCAGGCCATCGGCGAGCGCGGCACGGGTGCCGCGTCATAG
- a CDS encoding sigma-70 family RNA polymerase sigma factor, producing MAKHGTEPPDEVLVVAAILGDLEAFDELATRYRAAVMRVAQAIVGRDDAEDVAQDALLLAFKALPSIEDPTRFAAWLAIITRHRAFRFNRQQRAHQTGRVELDEFLLGQLGALSAPSLADDDEELGRAIENLPADYAMALRLRFLDEMPLKRIAAFLNVPVSTVKWRVHRGKQLLRDQVELLRQRGESWKEIEK from the coding sequence ATGGCAAAGCACGGGACCGAACCGCCGGATGAAGTGCTGGTGGTCGCCGCTATCCTGGGCGACCTCGAAGCTTTCGACGAGCTGGCGACGCGCTATCGCGCCGCGGTCATGCGTGTCGCGCAGGCCATCGTCGGTCGCGACGATGCCGAAGACGTGGCGCAGGACGCCCTGCTGCTCGCCTTCAAAGCGCTGCCGTCAATCGAAGACCCGACGCGCTTTGCCGCGTGGCTGGCGATCATCACGCGCCATCGCGCCTTCCGTTTTAACAGGCAGCAGCGCGCCCACCAGACGGGCCGCGTCGAGCTGGATGAATTTTTGCTCGGCCAGCTCGGCGCGCTGAGCGCGCCGAGCCTTGCTGACGACGACGAAGAGCTGGGCCGGGCCATTGAAAACCTGCCGGCAGATTACGCGATGGCGCTGCGGCTGCGCTTCCTCGACGAGATGCCGCTCAAGCGCATCGCGGCTTTCTTAAACGTGCCGGTTTCGACCGTCAAGTGGCGCGTGCATCGCGGCAAGCAATTGCTGCGCGATCAGGTTGAATTACTCAGACAAAGAGGTGAGTCATGGAAAGAGATCGAGAAGTGA
- a CDS encoding MFS transporter — MSAPPVNDRRELFGWYIYDWANSAFYTTVVTVFMGPYLTGVAEAAAGADGYIHPFGLQIRPDAFFPYVVSLSVFCQMLFLPVLGAISDYSNLKKQLMMLFAYTGSFATLGLYFLQGDHYLFGGGLFLIANFSVGASIVFYNAFLNDIASPDRRDAVSSVGFAWGYLGGGLLLAANLVLLAKAEAWGIGKAHAARISLASAGAWWALFSLVPMARLKPRHAVKQLPAGVSYLTAGFKQLGHTLRGLRRYPHTLLMLLAYLLYNDGIQTVIALAAQFGNKELGLELSTLTGTILLVQFVAFFGALIFNFIARLTNTKRAIIISLVIWIGVVVYAYALLHTARDFLIMGAIIGVVLGGSQALSRSLYSLMIPKGQEAEFFSIYEVSDKGTSWLGPLLFGLAYDLTGSYRVAILSVAIFLILGLSLLLFVNVSKGTRQVGQDTAKAQEANP; from the coding sequence ATGAGCGCACCTCCCGTTAACGACCGCCGCGAGCTGTTCGGCTGGTACATCTACGACTGGGCCAACTCGGCTTTCTATACGACGGTTGTCACCGTCTTTATGGGGCCGTACTTGACCGGGGTCGCCGAAGCGGCGGCGGGCGCCGACGGCTACATCCATCCGTTCGGCCTGCAAATCCGCCCCGACGCTTTCTTCCCTTATGTGGTGTCGCTGTCGGTTTTCTGCCAGATGCTTTTTCTGCCGGTACTGGGCGCGATTTCCGACTACTCGAATCTGAAAAAGCAGTTGATGATGCTGTTCGCCTACACCGGCTCGTTTGCGACGCTCGGCCTGTACTTTCTCCAGGGCGATCACTACCTGTTCGGCGGCGGCTTGTTTCTCATCGCCAATTTCAGCGTTGGCGCGTCCATCGTTTTCTATAACGCTTTCCTAAACGACATCGCCAGCCCCGACCGGCGCGACGCGGTTTCATCGGTCGGTTTCGCCTGGGGCTACCTCGGCGGCGGTCTGCTGCTGGCTGCCAACCTTGTGCTGCTGGCGAAAGCCGAAGCCTGGGGGATCGGCAAAGCGCACGCGGCGCGCATCAGCCTGGCGTCGGCGGGCGCATGGTGGGCGCTCTTCTCGCTGGTGCCGATGGCCCGGCTCAAGCCCCGCCACGCCGTCAAGCAATTGCCCGCGGGCGTCAGCTATCTCACCGCCGGCTTCAAACAGCTCGGCCACACGCTGCGCGGTCTGCGGCGTTACCCGCACACGCTGCTGATGCTGCTGGCCTACCTGCTTTATAACGATGGCATTCAGACGGTGATCGCGCTGGCGGCGCAATTCGGCAACAAAGAGCTGGGGCTGGAGCTTTCGACGCTGACCGGCACCATCCTGCTGGTGCAATTCGTCGCCTTCTTCGGCGCGCTGATCTTCAACTTCATCGCCAGGCTGACGAACACCAAGCGCGCCATCATCATCAGCCTGGTGATCTGGATCGGCGTCGTGGTTTATGCTTACGCCCTGCTGCACACGGCGCGCGACTTTCTGATTATGGGCGCGATTATCGGCGTCGTCCTCGGCGGCAGCCAGGCGCTCAGCCGCTCGCTCTACTCGCTGATGATTCCTAAAGGGCAAGAGGCCGAATTCTTCAGCATCTACGAAGTCAGCGACAAGGGCACAAGCTGGCTCGGCCCGCTGCTGTTCGGCCTGGCCTACGATCTGACAGGGAGCTATCGCGTAGCGATTCTGTCGGTAGCGATCTTTTTGATCCTCGGCCTCTCGCTGCTGCTCTTTGTCAATGTCAGCAAAGGCACCCGTCAAGTCGGACAGGACACGGCGAAGGCGCAAGAGGCGAATCCCTGA
- a CDS encoding NifU family protein yields the protein MSSPYASNIQIRAEVDQRDIHVCHFTVDRPVNSGAATFASAEEAKANDLANRLFSIPGITKVELDGYKVSVTQSGSEDWRQIGKRIGSAIRTFLNPPPEVPEGDRLPPDEVRRRVQQVLDDMINPGVASHGGFVELLDVQDDSIFIRMGGGCQGCGAADMTLKQGVERLIRENVPQVREVLDQTDHASGRNPYYAASK from the coding sequence ATGAGTTCACCATACGCAAGCAATATTCAGATTCGCGCCGAAGTTGACCAGCGAGACATTCACGTCTGCCACTTCACGGTAGACCGCCCGGTCAATTCGGGCGCGGCCACCTTTGCCAGCGCCGAAGAGGCGAAAGCCAATGACCTGGCCAACCGCCTGTTCAGCATTCCCGGCATCACTAAAGTCGAGCTGGATGGTTACAAGGTATCGGTCACGCAATCGGGCAGCGAAGACTGGCGACAGATCGGCAAGCGCATCGGCTCGGCCATCCGCACCTTCCTGAACCCGCCGCCCGAAGTCCCCGAAGGCGACCGCCTGCCGCCGGATGAAGTCCGCCGCCGCGTCCAGCAGGTCTTAGACGATATGATCAATCCCGGCGTGGCTTCGCACGGCGGCTTCGTCGAGCTGCTCGACGTGCAGGACGATAGCATCTTCATCCGCATGGGCGGCGGTTGTCAGGGCTGCGGCGCCGCCGACATGACTTTGAAGCAGGGAGTCGAACGGCTGATCCGCGAGAACGTCCCGCAGGTGCGCGAAGTCCTCGACCAGACCGATCATGCGTCGGGGCGCAACCCGTACTACGCCGCGTCGAAGTAA
- a CDS encoding CUAEP/CCAEP-tail radical SAM protein: MNGASKQSFAVLLVSAYELGHQPAGLAVPLGFLRRAGFAADAIDISVQGFDEARVRRAGFVGISVPMHTALRLGLRIAEQVRRINPACHICFYGMYATLNAEYLLDTVADSIIGGEVEEELVALVEAVAGDEPLNAAEIKRRAGLPVLARLDFPLPERGGLAPLERYARLAVDGEERLAGYAEASRGCLHHCTHCPIPPVYGGRFFVVPQDIVMADIRQQAAAGARHITFGDPDFLNGPTHALRLARQLHAEFPDLTFDFTAKIEHLLKHRALLPELAQAGCLFVVSAVESLSDAVLGHLDKGHTRADVDEALGLLNEAGIALRPSFVAFTPWTTLDDYLELLAFVESRHLIDHVDPVQFSIRLLVPPGSLLLKDAGAWLGPLNQPAFTYEWRHPDPRMDKLHREVTGIVERAVQGNEDAAATYARIFEAADVMQGGGDAIKRLPRAAPMRSHPPRLTEAWFC; encoded by the coding sequence ATGAACGGAGCAAGCAAACAGAGCTTCGCGGTGCTGCTGGTGTCGGCTTACGAGCTGGGGCACCAGCCGGCGGGGCTTGCCGTGCCGCTCGGTTTTCTGCGCCGCGCCGGTTTCGCCGCCGACGCCATAGACATTTCGGTGCAGGGCTTTGATGAAGCGCGCGTGCGCCGCGCCGGCTTCGTCGGCATCTCTGTGCCGATGCACACGGCGCTCCGGCTCGGATTGCGCATCGCCGAGCAGGTGCGGCGCATCAACCCCGCGTGCCACATCTGCTTTTATGGGATGTACGCGACGCTGAATGCCGAGTACCTGCTCGACACGGTGGCCGATTCGATCATCGGCGGCGAGGTCGAAGAAGAGCTGGTTGCGCTGGTTGAAGCCGTCGCCGGGGATGAACCGCTCAACGCGGCAGAGATCAAGCGGCGGGCCGGGCTTCCGGTGCTGGCGCGTTTGGACTTTCCGCTGCCCGAGCGCGGCGGGCTTGCGCCGCTCGAACGCTATGCGCGGCTCGCGGTTGATGGCGAGGAACGGCTCGCCGGCTATGCGGAAGCGAGCCGTGGCTGCCTGCACCACTGCACGCATTGTCCGATCCCGCCGGTTTATGGCGGGCGCTTCTTTGTCGTCCCGCAAGACATCGTCATGGCTGACATCCGTCAACAGGCCGCGGCGGGCGCGCGGCACATTACCTTCGGCGATCCTGATTTCTTGAACGGCCCGACGCACGCCCTGCGACTCGCGCGGCAGTTGCACGCCGAGTTCCCTGATCTGACTTTTGATTTTACGGCGAAGATCGAGCACCTGCTGAAGCACCGCGCGCTGCTGCCGGAACTGGCGCAAGCCGGGTGCCTCTTCGTGGTGTCGGCGGTCGAGTCGTTAAGCGATGCGGTACTCGGCCATCTCGACAAAGGCCACACGCGCGCCGACGTTGACGAAGCCCTGGGCCTGCTCAATGAAGCCGGCATCGCTCTGCGCCCGTCGTTCGTCGCCTTCACGCCGTGGACGACGCTCGACGATTACCTTGAGTTATTAGCGTTTGTCGAATCGCGCCACCTGATCGATCACGTTGACCCTGTGCAATTCAGCATTCGCTTGCTGGTGCCGCCGGGCTCGCTGCTGCTCAAAGATGCCGGCGCGTGGCTCGGGCCATTGAATCAGCCGGCGTTCACTTACGAGTGGCGTCATCCCGACCCGCGCATGGACAAGCTGCACCGCGAGGTCACAGGCATCGTCGAGCGCGCCGTGCAAGGCAACGAAGATGCGGCGGCGACCTATGCGCGAATTTTTGAAGCCGCCGACGTGATGCAAGGCGGCGGTGATGCGATCAAACGATTGCCGCGGGCCGCACCCATGCGGTCGCACCCGCCGCGCCTCACCGAAGCCTGGTTCTGCTGA
- a CDS encoding c-type cytochrome encodes MKAWKMGIALMLTAVFSAACEGNSTTNGNANNANHTAIKNEPAAAAANTNAANSNTNPMGALAAPGEGAALYEARNCNVCHGFDGKGNAQMKNVPNFTDAAWQRKTTDAEMINVIRNGKPPMPAYTKQLTDDQVKSVIAYIRSLAK; translated from the coding sequence ATGAAGGCTTGGAAAATGGGAATCGCTTTGATGTTGACGGCAGTATTCAGCGCCGCCTGCGAAGGTAACAGCACGACGAACGGCAACGCGAACAATGCCAACCACACGGCCATCAAGAACGAGCCGGCGGCTGCGGCTGCGAACACCAACGCCGCCAACAGCAATACGAACCCGATGGGCGCGCTCGCGGCTCCCGGCGAAGGCGCGGCGCTCTATGAAGCGCGCAACTGCAACGTCTGTCACGGCTTCGACGGCAAGGGCAATGCGCAGATGAAGAACGTCCCCAACTTTACCGACGCCGCATGGCAGCGGAAGACCACCGATGCCGAGATGATCAATGTCATCCGCAACGGCAAACCGCCAATGCCTGCTTACACCAAACAGCTCACCGACGATCAGGTCAAATCGGTGATCGCTTACATCCGCTCGTTGGCGAAATAA